A genomic region of Lytechinus pictus isolate F3 Inbred chromosome 2, Lp3.0, whole genome shotgun sequence contains the following coding sequences:
- the LOC129254541 gene encoding intraflagellar transport protein 22 homolog produces MKAKILMIGPTESGKTVISNFLADATDVSGGDYHPTQGVRILEFESGSLNVGNRSLIAEVELWDCSGDQKFDECWPAFMKDASGVVIVYNPDQASHERELDTWYNHFITQQGLKDSQCIIFGHHRPNTSQAVRVQISSNMTRVNHVQTNLEDESDQVRADFNLFLSKVLGAISKRQDQEELSIIQ; encoded by the exons ATGAAAGCAAAGATACTGATGATTGGGCCAACAGAG tctgGGAAGACGGTAATTTCCAACTTTCTTGCTGATGCAACTGATGTATCTGGTGGTGACTACCATCCTACACAAGGTGTTAG GATTCTGGAGTTTGAAAGTGGATCTTTGAACGTCGGTAATAGATCGCTTATAGCTGAAGTTGAGCTGTGGGATTGCAGTGGAGATCAAAA ATTTGATGAATGTTGGCCTGCTTTCATGAAAGATGCTTCAGGAGTTGTCATAGTCTACAATCCAGACCAAGCAAGTCATGAGAGAGAATTGGATACATG GTACAATCATTTCATAACTCAACAAGGACTGAAAGATTCGCAGTGCATCATTTTTGGACATCATCGGCCAAACACATCCCAGGCGGTTCGGGTACAAATAT cATCTAACATGACGCGGGTcaatcatgtacaaacaaaCCTGGAGGATGAATCTGACCAAGTGAGGGCGGACTTCAACTTGTTCCTGAGTAAGGTACTCGGTGCAATCAGCAAGAGGCAAGATCAAGAGGAACTCAGTATcattcagtga